One part of the Salinivirga cyanobacteriivorans genome encodes these proteins:
- a CDS encoding helix-turn-helix transcriptional regulator, translated as MLEHQKIFRIFQLLARLRAPLGCKKADIAADFEVSARTVERYLSLLRSIGFHIEFHRGRYRIRSLNETRMQVEDLITFTLEEAQLIKTALENQQVKHPLQQSLLSKLYAMAEMPELTETIFDQSVSNNISLLYHAMKYKVQVVLRNYQSLNSGTVRDRLVEPIRMYRYNRYLAAWEVKDGMIKEFKTERIEKVELTEEPIRYSASYGNYGVDLFGMTGEKSTIAELELSHRAFLLLTEEFPGTEKYLTRTKNQYLLKIPVYKWEGIGRFVLGLPGEITVKGPDALKNYIKNKVGEF; from the coding sequence ATGCTCGAACACCAAAAAATATTTCGCATATTCCAACTGCTTGCCCGCTTGCGCGCACCTTTAGGCTGCAAAAAAGCTGATATTGCAGCAGATTTTGAAGTAAGTGCCCGCACGGTAGAACGTTACCTGAGTTTGCTGCGAAGCATCGGGTTTCATATCGAATTTCACCGGGGGCGATACCGCATCCGCTCCCTCAATGAGACCCGCATGCAGGTTGAAGACCTCATCACCTTCACACTGGAAGAGGCCCAATTGATAAAAACGGCTCTCGAAAACCAGCAGGTGAAGCACCCTCTGCAACAAAGCCTACTAAGTAAGCTTTATGCCATGGCTGAAATGCCGGAACTCACCGAAACCATTTTCGACCAGTCGGTAAGCAACAATATTTCTCTGCTTTACCATGCCATGAAATACAAGGTACAGGTTGTGCTGCGCAATTACCAGTCGTTGAATAGCGGTACAGTACGCGACCGCCTGGTGGAGCCCATTCGCATGTACCGCTACAACCGTTATTTGGCGGCCTGGGAAGTGAAAGACGGAATGATCAAGGAGTTTAAGACCGAACGCATCGAAAAAGTAGAACTTACAGAAGAACCCATCCGCTACTCAGCCAGCTATGGCAATTATGGCGTCGACCTGTTTGGCATGACCGGAGAAAAAAGCACCATAGCCGAGTTGGAACTCAGCCACAGGGCCTTTTTGCTTCTCACAGAAGAATTTCCGGGCACAGAAAAATATCTGACAAGAACAAAAAATCAGTATTTACTCAAAATCCCGGTGTACAAATGGGAAGGTATTGGAAGGTTTGTACTGGGGTTACCCGGTGAAATTACAGTTAAAGGACCCGACGCTTTGAAAAATTACATCAAAAACAAAGTTGGGGAATTTTAG
- a CDS encoding rhodanese-like domain-containing protein has product MKTIDKEKLKERLENNEVTLIEVLGEDAYQKEHIKGAINIPVEQIGHKAKERFDKDEPIAVYCSNFDCGASPAAAKKLTEMGFTSVYDYEGGKQDWKDAGLPME; this is encoded by the coding sequence ATGAAGACAATAGATAAAGAAAAGCTTAAAGAGAGACTCGAAAATAACGAGGTTACTTTAATTGAGGTACTTGGTGAGGATGCTTACCAAAAGGAGCACATAAAAGGTGCCATCAATATTCCGGTTGAACAAATTGGCCATAAAGCCAAAGAACGTTTCGATAAAGATGAACCAATTGCGGTTTATTGTTCGAACTTTGATTGTGGTGCAAGTCCTGCTGCGGCCAAAAAATTAACAGAAATGGGCTTTACAAGTGTGTATGACTACGAGGGAGGCAAACAAGACTGGAAAGACGCAGGGCTACCAATGGAATAG
- a CDS encoding PadR family transcriptional regulator — protein MISKELLKGSIKSIILKLLKENGRMYGYEITQKVKEITAGKVQLTYGALYPILHKLEHDGAVTTDKETVNNRTRVYYKLTEKGHNSAMEKIKELQEFVDTLSNILKPDYGLNNSLC, from the coding sequence ATGATATCAAAAGAGCTATTGAAAGGATCTATAAAATCAATCATACTAAAGCTACTGAAGGAGAACGGTCGTATGTATGGTTATGAGATTACTCAAAAAGTAAAAGAGATTACAGCAGGAAAGGTGCAACTTACCTATGGTGCGCTTTATCCGATCTTGCACAAGCTCGAGCACGATGGTGCAGTGACAACCGATAAGGAGACTGTTAATAATCGTACACGTGTGTATTACAAGCTCACTGAGAAGGGGCATAATTCTGCAATGGAAAAGATTAAAGAGTTGCAGGAATTTGTGGATACCCTTTCAAATATCCTGAAACCTGATTACGGACTCAATAATTCGTTATGTTAA
- a CDS encoding T9SS type A sorting domain-containing protein produces the protein MKSLTLIFVLFGMSVFGQTSTRDGLWNNAANWDSFFAPGYSIASNIAIASIITSNNDIEVIWGGSITVGNNDGAVDSLIINGTLVSTVGTTINIESDGVLLINGNVYNRWYGTINVDGKFLVDGDFSNFFGSSDVNVSESGQVGVSGDFNNNGDVSNTGDINVGGNYNDNGSTTGTGTIDAGDSNPLPVEFGNLTHEVNSQKIVLKWYTYSERDNDYFAIEISKDLTEWSEIGRVEGNGTTAVMSDYQFEFSQQGEFYIRLRQFDFNGVNEVLDIIHIKNNVDEFRLYPNPVKAHSIDVLFSNLEGKDYRIFNQRGAELTRHDSFEKGIYFVHINNKMHKLIVR, from the coding sequence ATGAAATCATTAACCCTCATCTTCGTGTTATTTGGGATGAGTGTTTTTGGACAAACTTCTACTCGTGACGGTCTATGGAATAATGCTGCTAATTGGGATTCCTTTTTTGCACCAGGCTATTCAATTGCGAGTAACATTGCAATTGCAAGTATAATTACCTCCAACAATGATATTGAGGTAATATGGGGAGGTTCTATCACAGTCGGGAATAATGATGGCGCTGTGGACAGCCTGATAATCAATGGCACACTAGTATCAACGGTTGGCACAACTATAAATATTGAATCTGATGGCGTTTTGCTCATCAATGGAAATGTATATAACAGATGGTATGGAACAATCAATGTAGACGGAAAATTTTTGGTTGACGGAGATTTCAGCAATTTTTTCGGATCATCAGATGTGAATGTTTCTGAATCAGGACAGGTTGGCGTTTCTGGTGACTTTAACAATAATGGTGATGTTTCAAACACAGGAGATATCAATGTGGGCGGAAATTACAATGATAACGGTTCTACTACTGGAACTGGCACAATTGACGCCGGAGACAGCAATCCATTGCCAGTTGAGTTTGGAAATTTAACCCATGAGGTTAATAGCCAAAAAATTGTTTTGAAATGGTATACTTATTCAGAGCGGGATAACGACTATTTTGCAATTGAAATATCAAAAGACCTTACCGAATGGTCAGAGATTGGTAGAGTAGAAGGTAACGGCACCACTGCTGTAATGTCTGATTATCAATTTGAATTTAGTCAGCAGGGAGAGTTTTATATCAGACTGAGACAATTTGATTTCAATGGTGTAAACGAGGTACTTGACATTATTCATATTAAGAATAATGTTGATGAGTTCAGGTTATATCCCAACCCGGTAAAAGCTCATAGTATTGATGTGCTGTTTTCTAATCTGGAAGGAAAAGACTACAGGATTTTCAATCAACGGGGAGCAGAACTAACCCGACACGACAGCTTTGAGAAAGGAATTTATTTTGTGCACATCAACAATAAGATGCATAAATTGATTGTTCGTTAA
- a CDS encoding RNA-binding domain-containing protein, translated as MIDLLNKILQTDTETEVLEFKKAERQFDKDKLGKYFTALSNEANLNNLRSAYLLFGISNDKRIVGTRISDSQINEYKRETANNSSPTLNFIRVERIPTDQGNVILFEIPAAPKGMPVAWKNHYYARDGESLAGLSIEKIERIRDQVQDDWSRAIIPEASLTDLDKSAIEKARLYYSEKNPHLKEDIFKWNDITFLNKAKLTINGNITRTAILLLGKPESDHYLNPGTSKISWVLRDRDGIEKDYQHFFCPLLLEVDKVYGKIRNLKYRYIKEGTLFPDEVDQFEPFTIREALHNCIAHQDYRLGGKINLVEREDGILVFSNSGDFIPQSVENVIQSDAPEAQYRNPFLTTAMVNLNLIDTIGSGIKKMFIYQKNKYFPLPEYDFSNHKVTVSIIGKVMDVNYARKLAQIPDLSLHEIMLLDKVAKHKELTTDEIKLLRDKSLIEGRKPNFHISSIIAKNIGKQSEYIKMRGIEDEYSEKLICDYLKKFEFARKADLFEMLVNKFPDILSDEQKQHKLKNLLQKMKNSGIIDINEKRQWFLK; from the coding sequence ATGATTGATTTACTGAATAAAATATTGCAAACTGATACTGAAACGGAAGTTTTGGAGTTCAAGAAAGCTGAACGACAGTTTGATAAGGATAAGCTAGGTAAATATTTTACGGCCCTCAGCAATGAAGCCAATTTGAATAACCTGCGTAGTGCCTACCTGCTTTTTGGGATCAGCAACGATAAGCGCATTGTCGGAACCCGTATCTCAGACAGCCAAATTAATGAATATAAAAGAGAAACTGCCAACAATAGTTCACCAACCCTTAATTTTATAAGAGTAGAAAGAATACCAACCGACCAAGGCAACGTAATACTATTTGAGATTCCGGCAGCTCCAAAAGGAATGCCGGTGGCATGGAAAAATCATTATTATGCGCGCGATGGGGAAAGTCTGGCTGGTTTATCAATCGAAAAAATTGAACGTATCCGCGATCAGGTACAAGACGATTGGAGCAGGGCAATAATCCCTGAAGCATCATTAACAGATTTAGACAAAAGTGCAATAGAAAAAGCACGGTTGTACTATTCTGAAAAGAACCCGCACTTAAAAGAAGATATTTTTAAGTGGAACGATATTACCTTTTTAAATAAAGCAAAACTAACCATAAATGGAAATATTACGCGAACAGCCATTTTGCTGTTAGGAAAACCGGAATCAGATCATTATTTGAATCCTGGTACATCTAAAATCAGTTGGGTATTGCGAGATCGCGATGGCATTGAAAAAGATTATCAACACTTCTTTTGCCCGTTACTCCTTGAAGTTGATAAGGTGTATGGTAAAATACGCAACTTAAAGTATCGCTACATAAAAGAAGGGACGCTGTTCCCGGATGAAGTTGATCAATTTGAACCATTTACAATTCGTGAGGCACTTCATAACTGCATTGCCCATCAAGATTATCGTTTGGGCGGAAAAATCAACTTAGTAGAACGAGAAGACGGGATACTTGTTTTTTCTAATTCAGGTGATTTTATTCCTCAATCTGTAGAGAATGTTATTCAATCCGATGCCCCCGAGGCACAATACAGAAACCCTTTTCTGACTACGGCAATGGTTAACCTGAATTTGATTGATACCATTGGCAGTGGAATAAAGAAAATGTTCATCTATCAGAAAAATAAATATTTCCCTTTGCCTGAATATGATTTTTCAAATCACAAAGTCACCGTAAGCATCATTGGTAAGGTAATGGATGTAAATTATGCAAGAAAGTTAGCGCAAATCCCTGATCTCTCTTTGCATGAAATTATGTTGTTGGATAAAGTAGCAAAACATAAAGAGCTAACTACCGATGAAATAAAACTATTACGTGATAAATCACTTATTGAAGGTCGTAAACCGAATTTTCATATCTCTTCAATCATTGCCAAAAATATAGGTAAGCAAAGCGAGTACATAAAAATGAGAGGAATTGAAGATGAGTATTCAGAGAAACTAATTTGCGACTATTTAAAGAAATTTGAATTTGCCAGGAAAGCAGATTTATTCGAAATGCTCGTAAATAAATTTCCGGATATTTTAAGTGATGAACAAAAGCAACATAAACTAAAAAACCTATTACAGAAAATGAAAAATAGTGGGATAATTGATATTAATGAAAAGCGTCAGTGGTTTCTTAAATAA
- a CDS encoding serine hydrolase yields MKFFLTLSLVVCVFAQHQAQNYQETLENIAEEQQLIGMSVIVMCNGAISDRFYYGLADIDREIPVTDQTYFRIASISKTVTASALMKLYENGHFVLEDNINNYLDFNIQNPNYPNDSISFEMLLSHTSGLVDGSGYSSFLSSTYNETPPPHISELLTIGGSYYTNDMWLNAAPGTYFSYSNINFGLIATLIEQISGQRFDRFVRDSILTPLNISGSFNIDHLPDINRVAVLYRNAVPQADHYQGTPPEPFDSTSYTIGSNGLVFAPQGGLRITAEELMHFMSMHANEGQWENIEILQKATIDLMHKPTWTYNGSNGNNYYNLFNQWGLGMQITTNTTNGDIVLPETTMIGHPGEAYGLISDMYFEKAKQFGIIFLTNGYYSGGYNFGDSTAFYVPEEQVFGTVAQYQFPICDTTTSAAAMLNNKIEDPFFVNQQSQTIHFKVNNPTGMIYIYSLGGNIVHKGQINKKQQPLPELPAGLYIIHWKNGTHSFTQKFIESH; encoded by the coding sequence ATGAAGTTTTTCCTGACACTTTCGCTGGTGGTGTGCGTTTTCGCTCAACATCAAGCACAAAACTACCAAGAAACACTTGAAAACATTGCAGAGGAGCAGCAGTTAATTGGCATGTCGGTTATTGTGATGTGCAACGGAGCAATCAGCGACCGCTTTTATTACGGGCTGGCAGATATTGACCGGGAAATACCAGTTACCGACCAAACATATTTTCGCATTGCATCCATCTCAAAAACTGTAACAGCATCGGCCTTAATGAAGCTTTATGAAAACGGGCATTTCGTCCTGGAGGATAACATTAACAATTACCTGGATTTTAATATCCAAAATCCAAATTACCCGAATGATAGCATTTCTTTCGAAATGTTGTTGTCTCATACCTCCGGGTTAGTTGATGGTTCAGGCTATAGCAGCTTTTTATCATCGACATACAATGAAACACCCCCACCCCACATCTCTGAATTACTGACAATTGGTGGTTCTTACTATACGAACGACATGTGGCTTAATGCCGCCCCCGGAACGTACTTCTCCTACAGCAACATTAACTTTGGCCTTATAGCCACGCTCATTGAGCAAATCTCGGGTCAACGCTTCGACCGTTTTGTTCGCGACTCAATTTTAACGCCGCTTAACATAAGCGGAAGTTTCAATATTGACCACCTCCCCGATATTAATCGCGTGGCTGTTTTGTACAGAAACGCTGTTCCGCAAGCAGATCATTACCAGGGCACACCACCTGAACCATTTGATAGCACCTCCTATACAATTGGCTCCAATGGACTCGTGTTTGCCCCACAAGGCGGACTGCGCATTACAGCCGAAGAGTTGATGCATTTCATGTCTATGCATGCCAATGAAGGCCAATGGGAAAATATAGAAATTTTGCAAAAAGCAACCATTGATTTGATGCATAAACCTACCTGGACCTACAACGGCTCAAACGGCAACAATTATTACAATCTTTTTAACCAATGGGGTCTCGGCATGCAAATTACTACCAACACAACCAATGGAGACATAGTACTACCAGAAACAACCATGATCGGTCATCCTGGAGAGGCATACGGACTGATAAGCGATATGTACTTCGAAAAAGCAAAGCAATTTGGAATTATTTTCCTCACAAATGGCTACTACAGCGGAGGATATAATTTCGGAGATTCCACAGCCTTTTATGTGCCGGAGGAGCAGGTTTTCGGCACTGTAGCCCAATACCAATTCCCTATATGTGACACAACCACAAGTGCAGCTGCTATGCTCAACAATAAAATCGAAGATCCGTTTTTTGTAAATCAACAGTCTCAGACAATACATTTCAAGGTAAACAACCCCACAGGCATGATTTATATTTACAGCCTTGGTGGAAATATTGTGCACAAAGGCCAAATAAACAAAAAACAACAGCCTTTGCCTGAATTACCAGCCGGATTGTACATTATACACTGGAAAAACGGCACACATAGTTTTACTCAAAAATTTATTGAGTCGCATTAA
- a CDS encoding GldL-related protein, translating to MLTEAHISVIEKDVEQARIFYSHLKEDLVDHICCDVESEMEQGYKFNDAYKMVQQRIGYRGLKKIQDDTFYLIDKTYRIMKNTMKATGLIAPVLMGFGSLFKVFHWPGASVLLVLGFLTLCLVFLPTSVYVLYKETRSNKNVLTYLTGFIAAFAFALGVLFKVQHWPGGGILLVVGEFVFIVLFLPALLAQTIRNVDNRLQKTSIIVAFVATGFLAAGYLFKIMHWPGAAILLLAGNVFLFLIAVPIYGTHILKSKTYITGRFIMLVLGVAWLILSVNLISVKVSRNLSQSYNGQFSELLHGNRLLKESNSLFLEQNQLSEATKAHELHAATEEVYDKIDQLKSDLVMFDSGLRPEPGLNSKPLLHYLKTPFGHDLVRKYMLDKDAGSGEGYALQDELKQYLREMDAILPAHDLNPILEEFYNDVAEDTWPSHHFSNSLAYTLEYLTLLQQKLLMLESAFQSVMLDIDAHAVAEDVSSQKQSS from the coding sequence ATGTTAACCGAGGCACATATCAGTGTAATTGAAAAGGATGTTGAGCAAGCACGAATCTTCTATTCGCATCTGAAGGAAGATTTGGTTGACCATATCTGTTGCGATGTGGAAAGCGAAATGGAACAAGGCTATAAGTTTAATGATGCATATAAAATGGTGCAGCAAAGGATCGGCTACAGGGGGCTGAAAAAGATCCAGGACGATACCTTTTATTTAATCGATAAAACTTATAGAATTATGAAAAACACAATGAAAGCAACCGGACTCATTGCGCCGGTTTTAATGGGATTTGGCTCCCTGTTTAAAGTCTTCCACTGGCCCGGTGCCAGTGTGTTGTTAGTACTGGGGTTTTTAACTCTGTGCCTGGTTTTTCTGCCTACTTCGGTATATGTGCTCTACAAAGAGACCCGGAGTAATAAAAACGTACTGACTTACCTCACCGGATTTATTGCCGCTTTTGCTTTTGCGCTCGGCGTGCTGTTTAAGGTTCAGCATTGGCCGGGCGGGGGAATATTACTTGTTGTAGGTGAGTTTGTTTTTATTGTACTGTTTTTGCCTGCCTTGCTTGCACAAACCATACGCAATGTGGACAATCGGCTTCAGAAAACTTCCATTATTGTTGCTTTCGTGGCCACGGGGTTTCTTGCTGCAGGATATCTTTTTAAGATTATGCACTGGCCCGGTGCGGCCATTTTATTATTGGCAGGTAATGTTTTTTTGTTTCTTATTGCTGTGCCGATTTATGGTACGCATATTTTGAAAAGCAAGACCTATATCACAGGTAGGTTTATTATGTTAGTGCTGGGGGTGGCCTGGCTTATTTTATCTGTAAACCTCATTTCTGTGAAGGTTTCCCGCAATTTGAGCCAAAGCTACAATGGCCAATTCAGTGAACTGCTGCATGGAAATAGATTATTGAAGGAATCAAACAGTTTATTTCTGGAACAAAATCAGTTGTCAGAAGCCACGAAGGCTCATGAGCTACATGCTGCCACAGAGGAGGTTTATGATAAAATTGATCAGTTAAAGAGCGATCTTGTAATGTTCGACTCAGGTCTAAGGCCAGAACCGGGTTTAAATTCAAAACCGTTGTTGCATTATTTAAAAACACCCTTTGGCCATGATTTGGTAAGAAAATACATGCTGGACAAGGATGCCGGTAGTGGTGAAGGTTACGCCCTTCAGGATGAACTTAAACAGTATTTGAGAGAAATGGATGCAATTTTGCCTGCGCACGATCTGAATCCCATACTGGAAGAATTTTATAATGATGTTGCAGAAGATACCTGGCCATCGCACCACTTTTCTAATTCGTTGGCATACACGCTTGAGTATCTCACACTTTTACAACAAAAATTGCTAATGCTGGAGTCTGCCTTTCAGTCAGTAATGCTTGATATTGATGCACATGCTGTTGCAGAAGATGTTTCATCTCAAAAACAGTCGTCATGA
- a CDS encoding DMT family transporter codes for MYLEKRWGQYATLILLAFVWGSSFILMKVGLKSFTSSQAAAIRIVSASLALMPLSMRHIKKLKRKDLKSLLIAGFIGSFLPAFLFTKAQTRIDSSMAGMLNSLTPMFTLFIGLAFYKIKILRLQIVGLILGLLGAAGLIATGNDLNMSNINSYAFFVVLATMCYGTNMNEIKARLSHLSGIQITSLSFMFLLPVALGYLLTTDLQAAMINEDWGFHLAALMVLGVIGTALAMLLMNSLLRHVPPVFASSVTYIIPVFAISWGVIDGETILPVHIAFMALILFGVYLINTKGKFKIVGHLRMLRKRN; via the coding sequence ATGTATCTGGAGAAACGTTGGGGACAATATGCTACGCTCATTTTACTGGCTTTTGTGTGGGGAAGCTCATTTATCCTCATGAAGGTGGGATTAAAAAGCTTTACAAGTTCGCAAGCTGCTGCCATACGCATTGTAAGTGCATCGCTGGCTTTGATGCCCCTATCAATGCGCCACATCAAAAAGCTTAAACGCAAAGACCTTAAAAGTCTCCTGATTGCCGGTTTTATTGGCAGTTTCTTACCGGCATTTTTATTTACAAAAGCACAAACCCGCATTGATAGTTCCATGGCCGGGATGCTCAATTCATTGACTCCCATGTTTACACTATTCATTGGGCTGGCATTCTATAAAATCAAAATACTCCGCCTGCAGATAGTCGGACTAATTCTGGGCTTGCTGGGTGCTGCAGGTCTAATTGCCACAGGAAACGACCTGAATATGAGCAACATCAATAGCTATGCATTTTTTGTGGTACTGGCCACCATGTGTTACGGCACCAATATGAACGAAATCAAGGCGCGCCTTTCGCACCTTTCAGGCATCCAAATAACAAGCCTTTCATTTATGTTTTTGCTACCCGTTGCACTTGGCTATCTTCTAACCACCGATCTGCAAGCTGCAATGATTAATGAAGATTGGGGCTTCCATTTGGCGGCTCTTATGGTACTGGGTGTGATTGGCACAGCTCTGGCTATGCTGCTAATGAATAGCCTTCTAAGACATGTACCGCCTGTATTTGCTTCATCAGTAACCTACATTATTCCTGTTTTTGCTATAAGCTGGGGCGTAATCGATGGTGAAACAATTTTACCCGTCCACATAGCCTTTATGGCCCTGATTTTATTCGGAGTATACCTCATCAATACCAAGGGTAAGTTTAAGATTGTTGGTCACTTGAGAATGCTCCGTAAACGTAATTAG
- a CDS encoding HIRAN domain-containing protein, producing the protein MEKKSNLLTSFQIAGFTYYEGALAFKHLTIGKKLKLIAEPENRHDDHAVALYMENFKLGYVPRGENKAVALMLNNGYDAFEAVVQQINPEEHPEEQVRVAVLVIPQNS; encoded by the coding sequence ATGGAGAAAAAAAGTAATTTACTAACCAGTTTTCAAATTGCCGGGTTTACTTATTATGAAGGTGCACTGGCTTTTAAGCATCTTACAATTGGGAAAAAGCTTAAACTGATAGCCGAACCCGAAAACCGGCACGACGATCATGCAGTAGCCCTTTACATGGAAAACTTCAAACTGGGTTATGTGCCACGTGGCGAAAACAAGGCAGTTGCATTGATGCTCAATAATGGGTATGACGCTTTTGAAGCGGTTGTACAACAAATTAATCCGGAAGAACACCCTGAAGAGCAGGTGCGGGTAGCTGTGTTGGTTATACCACAAAATTCTTAA
- a CDS encoding transglutaminase domain-containing protein: MRVNNTWLIILAFAMFLVTGHSSVKAWPGEIVDSFDAPGRIVTGMTFDGKLIWVADRADKKIYGLDPESGKVKQTLESPAYWPMGLTWDGEALWNVDVKGGLPLSENYHGVAYRIDPESGNLLRTVKLSVRKAQGLAWDGKYLWVADDGNNVIEQVNAHDGTTIQSFPSPTGNPNGMTFDGKYLWISDRYRDEIYMVSPNDGSVIQILEAPGYYTHGLAIAANHLWAADSESDKIFKLVKQDDDKYRRYNPKKVRVTHTHEAANFGPGLLTNLDIHLAIPKNRPNQDIKGEIKFSKEMTDKPKDHWGQQTAHYNKQNIKPGERFSAQMTVDATLYEVRYFIDPAKVGSLNSIPKDIRDRYLANNEKYQFEHPIIKDAIKKALGDEENPYWMARRLFNYLIDNMYYEMVGGWNTAPAVLERGNGSCSEYTFTYIAMCRSVGIPARYVGSVVVRGDDSSMDDVFHRWAEIYIPGYGWIPVDASRGDKESLRDQAGSFGYLANRFVITTQSGGGSETMEWTYNSNAFWKTEPKTFVVTDHYADWEPVEE, encoded by the coding sequence ATGCGAGTAAACAATACATGGCTAATTATCTTAGCGTTTGCAATGTTTCTGGTAACCGGTCATAGCTCTGTTAAGGCCTGGCCTGGAGAAATAGTGGATAGTTTTGATGCACCCGGAAGAATTGTTACCGGTATGACATTCGATGGCAAGTTGATTTGGGTTGCCGATCGGGCAGATAAAAAGATTTATGGTCTCGATCCCGAAAGTGGGAAAGTGAAACAGACACTGGAGTCGCCGGCTTATTGGCCCATGGGGCTCACATGGGACGGCGAAGCGCTCTGGAACGTAGATGTGAAAGGTGGGCTGCCGCTAAGCGAAAATTACCATGGCGTAGCGTATCGCATTGATCCTGAGAGCGGAAACTTATTGCGCACTGTGAAATTGTCTGTGCGTAAGGCACAGGGATTAGCCTGGGATGGTAAATACCTTTGGGTTGCCGATGATGGAAACAACGTTATTGAACAGGTGAATGCACACGATGGCACCACTATACAATCTTTTCCATCGCCAACGGGCAATCCCAACGGGATGACTTTTGACGGCAAATATTTATGGATTTCTGATCGCTACCGTGATGAAATATACATGGTATCACCCAATGATGGATCTGTGATTCAAATTCTGGAAGCCCCGGGATACTATACCCATGGATTGGCAATCGCTGCAAATCACCTGTGGGCTGCCGACTCTGAATCAGATAAAATATTCAAACTGGTCAAACAAGATGATGATAAGTACAGAAGATATAATCCCAAAAAAGTGCGTGTAACCCATACCCACGAAGCTGCCAATTTTGGCCCGGGCTTACTCACCAATCTTGATATCCATCTGGCCATACCCAAAAACAGACCAAACCAGGATATTAAGGGAGAAATAAAATTTTCAAAAGAAATGACCGATAAACCCAAAGATCACTGGGGTCAGCAAACTGCTCATTATAACAAACAAAATATCAAGCCCGGAGAACGGTTTTCTGCACAAATGACTGTGGATGCCACACTTTATGAGGTACGGTATTTCATTGACCCGGCTAAAGTTGGAAGTTTAAATTCTATTCCAAAAGATATACGCGACCGTTACCTTGCCAATAATGAGAAATATCAATTCGAGCATCCCATTATTAAAGATGCTATAAAAAAAGCACTTGGTGATGAGGAGAATCCATACTGGATGGCCCGTAGATTATTCAACTACCTAATTGACAATATGTATTACGAAATGGTTGGTGGTTGGAACACTGCCCCTGCAGTACTGGAACGTGGAAACGGCTCTTGCTCGGAGTATACATTTACTTATATTGCCATGTGTCGTTCAGTGGGTATTCCGGCTCGCTACGTTGGTTCCGTTGTTGTGAGAGGAGATGACTCCAGCATGGATGATGTATTTCACCGTTGGGCAGAGATTTATATCCCCGGTTACGGATGGATCCCTGTGGACGCCAGTAGGGGAGATAAAGAATCATTACGCGACCAGGCCGGTTCATTCGGATATCTGGCCAACAGGTTTGTAATTACTACGCAAAGTGGTGGTGGCTCAGAAACAATGGAATGGACCTATAATTCCAATGCATTTTGGAAAACTGAACCCAAAACTTTTGTGGTAACCGATCATTATGCTGATTGGGAGCCAGTAGAAGAATAA
- a CDS encoding superoxide dismutase family protein produces the protein MSIIMKNVFWGVAMIAIFGACSTAPEKATQDHKHEKSQAIIEKANCVVHPTEGNDVNGTIAFEKTTDGVKVTADVAGLTPGKHGFHVHQYGDCSGPAGKTAGGHFNPEGKKHGAPDDMERHVGDLGNLVADSSGVASMTFTDSKLTLNGPNSIIGRSIIIHAGEDDLTSQPTGAAGARVACGVIGVAK, from the coding sequence ATGTCAATAATTATGAAGAATGTATTTTGGGGTGTGGCTATGATAGCCATTTTTGGTGCATGTAGTACAGCCCCGGAAAAAGCAACACAGGATCACAAACATGAAAAATCGCAAGCTATAATTGAAAAAGCTAATTGTGTAGTGCATCCCACCGAGGGAAATGATGTGAATGGTACAATTGCGTTTGAGAAAACCACTGATGGAGTAAAAGTTACAGCTGACGTAGCAGGTCTCACACCCGGAAAGCATGGTTTTCATGTGCATCAATACGGTGATTGCAGTGGTCCGGCTGGAAAAACTGCTGGAGGGCACTTTAATCCTGAAGGTAAGAAACATGGAGCCCCGGATGATATGGAACGCCATGTGGGCGACCTTGGAAACCTGGTCGCAGACAGTTCCGGCGTAGCTTCAATGACTTTTACAGATTCTAAATTAACTCTAAACGGCCCCAATTCCATTATTGGACGTTCAATAATAATTCACGCCGGAGAAGATGACCTTACTTCGCAACCCACCGGAGCTGCAGGAGCTCGTGTAGCATGTGGCGTTATTGGTGTTGCTAAATAA